The sequence below is a genomic window from Xyrauchen texanus isolate HMW12.3.18 chromosome 46, RBS_HiC_50CHRs, whole genome shotgun sequence.
TCATTATCAAGTATAATCGCACCTAGTAACAGATATAGCagtttagcttagcataaagctaaatgttcacatgaaaatttacacaaggttaactcTTTTTGCTGCTTTAAACTTTAAAACCCCACAGCGTGTACACAACGACATCCttttcatagaatgaggcagaaaatatatttcttgTATATTTATATCCGATGTTAACGGCTATATCGGTAAGCATTCTTGTAAAAAAAACTCTACCCGCACAAAAACATAGATAAGACATGCAATCGTGTATTTATTGCAATTACTTTTCATCTGTCAAACTGTAGAAACATGATGTAGCTTTTTTATTAAGCTCCTCAATGATGTCATACTAAGGGTGTAAAAGTGCTCGTATAAATGAAACAaatcataataaagtgtttcaaTGCTCctcggatcgcatcatttatatggttaaatgttttccaactcaacagactaaatattaaattaaacaaatgacaataaaatacaaagtaatctcttcagtaatcaaaatactttttgaatgtagctGTATTCTGATTTAAATGGTAACTCAAGTGGAATAAagttactaatatttagtattttaaatatgtaatcccattacatgtattctgttactccccaaccctgcttgtattaaaacacagaacagtcctttaaagctgaagtgtgtgatttctgtgccactaggATCTCCAaacaaaataatgaaacaaatgtTTTGGTTAAAACAGGTTTGCTAAATTCTCATTCCGTTTTTCATTGGTCAGAAAACAGACAGTCCCGCCCCACACTTACGCTATTGGTTGTGTCAATAATGATGTGTTGGGtaatgttttgattgcaccacagagccacagtgttacactaaattagataaattaactTTTGAATGGTTTACTGCACATTTTGtttattgcacattttaaactgggaaaagagagggaaaaaaataagaaacatcCACTTTAATAAATTCATTCAATTTAGTTGTGTATGGAGGGCCaagttcaattaaataaataaacaatagcattttattatataaatatataatgtgattAAAATTGCAATTAAGTAAGTAactaaatacataataaaatcttaaataaaataataataataataataataataataataattaaatcactaaataaataaataaaacaataaatgtcccctgtatttatatatatatatttatttatttattctttttttatggtTATTGGCACGCCACTCACCTTTTATAATTGATTTCTTTGGACTTTCTTATCAGCGagtcattaaaataattatgcatttaattatttattgtaatatttacatatttatttaattatttcattttgactGATTTGGCCCTCCATCATTTTCCTGCTCTGCCAACAGTCTGTGGCATTATGTAAATTCTGCAAACTGGTAAAAACATACATTACTGTAGCGCCACATCACTTGCCCTGAGTCCTTTTCACAACTGCCTGTCACTGCTGGTGGCTGGTTTTGTCGTCTTCCTGAGGTCACACGTTTGTCGTTTATTGAGAATTCAATCTAATGACGTGCATTGTGGTCACAAAAGGAAACCAAACAGGGAAACTCAAAGATTTCAATGAACTGCACAAGCCCTTGTTTACAGGAAAGGGTACACGGCCCAGCGGTCTGCACGGCATCAATGCATGAAAACTAGACTTTCTCAATCAGGAAATCTTCAACTGTGTTTTTCGAGACCTTAGAAGACTTTAAATGGTGTACAGAAGCAAATCAAACCttatatatttaaaagaatgCTTCAGCCAAAATTTCTGTCACCCATTTGTCAAAACTTGATGTCTGAAGAATACACTGGGACTGGGTTTGCACATCTAAAATGACCAAAAGGCCCCTATAaacgtatcataaaagtagtccatataacttgTGCACTTTACTTTAAACCTTCTGAAGCCaaataatagctttgtgtgaggaacagaccacaTGTCATTATGCAGTGATTCTACAAACTTGATTTAGgttttttctttgcttttcaaaatccctaaacagAGACCAAAATGTCTAATGCTAACACCTCCTAGAGCTATCAGGtgacatccaccaaacttggtacaaaccttcagactgttctggaatagtgtgccgtgtcttttctaactgatctgaCTTATGGTAGTCGCTCAGCGGATGATCACAAAATCTAACAAATCTTAAATCGTCAAGCACCATCTgctcattgtttcattgaatatatcggcctctgagtggactagaagctcaatctaagaAGCTCGAGATgagataatatattttattataaatagcTCACAGACACGTAAACAATGGTTCATTTTTaggtaaaagcagataaagtttttagttatttgaggcattacagcagcagtgatcgcatcataaaagagacgtttgtataTGATGACGTCCAGAAACGTATTTCacttgtgattcttttgaaaatcgttcaaactgtggtattagcgcaacaaaataaactatacggtcacatttctgagaatgagagctttcatttgatatgcgacttgtccatttatgtgaaggacttttattttcataaaaatatttctaccccgttacctctagggggcactaATTTTCAACGcgaatgttttcaggccttattttgttatttgaacttacataaatgcagaagtgatgttatctATAAAGTTCATATTCTAAGCTTTCAGATGATACCTCACATACCTGACTTATGTATACGtagactttaacgttttaagcgaTAAACTTTTTCGTGATATAGTGCCCCCCTATGGACACACCAGCAGTTACACCGAGATTCAAAAATCACTTTTGTCTAGCACGGTAGCAAGAAAACATGGGGGTTTGGAACAAGAAGAGGGAAGCGTATTACTGGTTATTCGgtcatttgcattgcataaataaataaatattaaattagtaattacattttttcatgGATGTTTAATTCTTAAATAATAAAGCATGGCAAAGGAGGCTAGGTGACATTTGTATCGATTTGATATTCTGTTTGTTAATTGGTTGGTCTCTAGGGGAATAAAAGACGTTTCTTTTCGCACAAGCTAAATCGTACGATATATTTTACGATTTCCTCATCTTATACCAATTATAACAAGTTGTCAAGCTAGTCTAAATTGCGCTGataaacatctccctttgtgtttcaTATTCTAGTCATAAAGTTTGTGGAacgagtaaatgttgacagaattttcacttttttggtgaactattccttttatactCGTTTTGGCTTTCAACTCATTCATAATGACTGACTCACAACCCACTGAAATTAAAAAGAATGAAGAACCACAGACTTTTGTTTTCACTCATCCTCGTCTCCCTGCGGTTTGAGTTATTTCCAAAGAACAATGAGAAGGAAATGTATGTTTGTCCCATTAAAGCACATTGAGTGTTTTTATGCTCTTAAAGTGTCGACTTCCTCTGCAGCTGATTAGACGAGGTTGGGAGAGTCACCTCTTGATTGCACTCAAACCCTACATGATTAATGTCCATTCTCTGTTTTGCTCTGGGTGAGTTATAGATGAGCGCTCGGGTCCCAAACACAACAGAGCACGAGTATGAACCTCTCAACAGCAAAGTGCATAACACAAAACCACACAATGCAGATGGAGAGGGAGGGATGAGGTCATGCACCTGCGCCCCGAGTGACCTCAAAGCATTGCAGGTGTCTTCCTGTTGGTATTATGTGTATTTAATCCCTtacttttgtcattttaaaatttgAGTCTAAGGGTTTTCTGTATTCATATATATTGGAGTGGAACAGTAGCTTGATATGAAACCGAGGATGCAAAGAATAGGCACATTTTTTGGCCTTTGGTTCCATTAATGAaacttttagtacttttgaggaagatatatttggaaataacatttttttattgatttactgCCCTCTGCAGCCCGCTGTCAAATGATTTCCAGACCTTTTTATCAtgatatttaattcatttattcatttgataaAATAACACTAATTACAACTAAACGTATAATGCGTATCATATGAGCAACCACGAAGAAATGATTCAAgagtacacataacacagttacAGCCGCTGGTGTATTTTCAAGTTAGACAAGACAATAGAAGACTTCGGTTCAGCAATTGTTTCATTCATTAACAAGAATGTGCtgagaagagtcatttgtttgggaatcaggctTCATTGGaagcactgtagattcaaaagaaccaattcAAAAGAGTCAGTAGTTTGGGAATcgaactacactggtcatgctgtaaaATCAAGagtcggttcataagagtcattcgtttgggaatcagactacactggtcacactgtatgtttcatgctgtagattcaaaagagatGTTCATAAGAGTCACTCATTTGGgcattggactacactggtcacactgtgtgtttcacgctgtagattcaaaagagacGTTCATAAGAGTCACTCGTTTGGgcatcggactacactggtcacaatgtatgtttcatgctgtagattcaaaagagatgttcataagagtcattcgtttgggcatcggactacactggtcacaatgtatgtttcatgctgtagattcaaaagagatgttcataagagtcattagtttgggaatcggactgcactggtcacactgtatgtttcatgctgtagattcaaaagagatgttcattagagtcattcgtttgggaatcagactacactggtcacactgtatgtttcatgctgtagattcaaaagagatgttaataagagtcattaattcgggaatcggactgcactggtcacactgtgtgtttcacgctgtagattcaaaagagacgttcataagagtcattcgtttgggcattggactacactggtcacaatgtatgtttcatgctgtagattcaaaagagacGTTCATAAGAGTCActcgtttgggaatcggactacactggtcacaatgtatgtttcatgctgtagattcaaaagagatgttcataagagtcattcgtttgggaatcagactacactggtcacactgtatttttcacattgtggattcaaaagagacgttcataagagtcattcgtttgggaatcggactgcactggtcacactgtatgtttcatgctgtagattcaaaagagatGTTCATAAGAGTCActcgtttgggaatcagactacactggtcacaatgtatgtttcatgctgtagattcaaaagagatgttcataagagtcattaatttgggaatcgaactacactggtcacactgtatgtttcacgctgtggattcaaaagagatgttaataagagtcattaatttgggaatcggactacacgggtcacactgtatttttcacattgtggattcaaaagagacgttcataagagtcattcgtttgggaatcggactgcactggtcacactgtatgtttcatgctgtagattcaaaagagatgttcataagagtcattcgtttgggaatcggactacactggtcacaatgtatgtttcacgctgtagattcaaaagagacgttcataagagtcattcgtttgggaatcggactacactggtcacaatgtatgtttcatgctgtagattcaaaagagacgttcataagagtcattaattcgggaatcggactgcactggtcacactgtgtgtttcacgctgtagattcaaaagagacgttcataagagtcattcgtttgggaatcggactacactggtcacaatgtatgtttcatgctgtagattcaaaagagacgttcataagagtcattcgtttgggaatcagactacactggtcacactgtatgtttcatgctgtagattcaaaagagatGTTCATAAGAGTCActcgtttgggaatcggactacactggtcacactgtattttTCACATTGTGGATTCAAAAGAGACGTTCATAAGAGTCActcgtttgggaatcggactgcactggtcacactgtattttTCACATTGTGGATTCAAAAGAGATGTTCATAAGAGTCActcgtttgggaatcggactacactggtcacactgtattttTCACATTGTGGATTCAAAAGAGATGTTCATAAGAGTCActcgtttgggaatcggactgcactggtcacactgtattttTCACATTGTGGATTCAAAAGAGATGTTCATAAGAGTCActcgtttgggaatcagactacactggtcacactgtattttTCACATTGTGGATTCAAAAGAGACGTTCATAAGAGTCActcgtttgggaatcagactgcactggtcacactgtatgtttcatgctgtagattcaaaagagatGTTCATAAGAGTCActcgtttgggaatcggactactaACGCAGGAAACACTGTCTGTCAGTGTATGTAAGCACAGTGTTCCGTCCACATCGGCGCATGAATGCACATTCGAGAACCATTATCAGTTTCGGAAGTCATGAAAATGATTCAGttccattatttaaataaaaattaaaaatgcaacCAGTTCTCAGTTTCCATCCCGAGTTCGATTTAAGATCTCTGATCATTGATTGCAGACTCCggtggcaaatctgagcacaatttGAGTCACTGTTGATTTCTCTTCTAGAACTCTATAAAAGATTTCTGGGGTCTTTCTcttacaaaaaactaaataagaaaACATATTCAGCGAATGTCTTCATGTGCTCTCTTTTTAAACTCATTGCTGGCTTGAGAAACAAGCGGCAAAACTGGGCACAGATCTCTCAACCTGTCAGATTATAATTGCATTTCATAAAGGTTCAATCATAACATCAGTAATCTGATGGAAACCCCATAAAATTCCATCTGTCTCTccaaaattcctctgtttgttgcTTGTCCCAGATCTCTCAAGCAGATCAACTGATACTACTTGAGTAAATACTTGTCGTGCTGTGGTTGGCACATTTAAACCAGCCATTAAAATATGTAGCTTTTTTTCTAGCCCCTTTTGGTGAGTAGAGCAACAATGTCGCGGATGAGCAATAGTTGAGTGAGagataaaaatcaaaacaaaacctaTTTACGTCCCTTCCATCTTGCAGGCCAAATTCACTGAGTTGTACAAAACTACAAAACATCAAACTACATttgacaaaatgaaaatgaaaacgccatttttaaatgtatccggGTTAATGTGGCCGTAGCCCTACATAACGCAAGCAACAACAATGTTTAAGGcgatttttttttcatggaaagttaTGCACAATAAATGTTCCCACTCCCTGACAGATATTAATGTAATAAGTCgacattcgtttgggaatcggactacactggtcacactgtgtgtttcacactgtagatacAAAAGAGacgttcataagagtcattcgtttgggaatcggactacactggtcacactgtatgtttcacgctgtagattcaaaagagacGTTCATAAGAGTCActcgtttgggaatcggactacactggtcacactttatgTTTCCAACTGTAGACAGCAAACAAATGTGTCTGTGACAATGACgctttctacctgtcaatcattttgcgtgttttaattgtattgtagttgcagcaaattatttaggttttaatgccattttaatgccatgttgttcataacagttgccattTGAGGGCGCTGTTGAGCTGCTTTTGTATTATGCAGCCGTTTCTGCAGGATGTCTCAATAAAGCtcttttggtatctttggagtgcgtgttttggaaaaaggggcgtggctaatccaacggctcagtctcgtggaagtggaatggataaaatcgcttacagctcATTTAATGTGGACGTAGCCACAACAGTATTTACACTTCTCGGGGCATCAACAACAATatattaagctgagataggaaagtatttaatttaacatttcatcttggacttacagtagagtgacacctagtggtgtggatgcagcatcatttcaaaTCATTCGTTTATAGTCACCGATGCCATCgtacaggacggttactgagattaagcgagcagagttcggctggtcatgtgatcataatatggccgcccccatgtgtggaccctctccatgtagaataaaatggaTTTTATCAGGTTGTTGATTTGATTGGAGGTCTCAggatttcatacattttaaaaatacttttcattTCTATAGGGGTAAAagatttttaatgagaaaaaaatatatattttaccttTAAAcatagaattatatatatttatatatatgagcACATTGCAGTTTTTCTTGTATGTTGTTTGTGGCACACTGTATTTTATATCAAACAGGGTTATTGAAATTATTAGATGAACATGGAAAATGGTCAGCAATCATCAAGTTCCTTGAGTAGGCCTAAGAAGGACTAAACACATCACAAACTCGCTGTAAGAAGCGCACCTGTGCCTGCTCACCACACCCACTGtcaggttttatttgtgttaaacGTGTGACTAATGTGTTGGCATGTGTGCTGCATTCACGTCAAATAACACGTGCAGCCGGTCACCAAATCTGGTCGAGGAAGGTCATACAGTATGCAAAATTAACTTCCAGTGTATTGCCTTTGACGAACAgggcacgtttacatagaaacaGTACtttgaaacacacaaaaaaaattataataattttttacttttctacTGGTTTTAATTGCCAAATATTTCATATAGAATGTTTACATGATTAGAtcaattttttatttgtcatcATAAAATATTAcaccattatttttacattttgcaaacTTATTTACCCTCATTTCAGGGATTGGggcaaaaatattcattttattttttttttattaatccacATTTCAGATTTGAGGGATTGGGCtcaaacagtatatatatatataatcagataatgtgcaaataagaCAAATATGGGTTATAGTAATTTCTCTTTTATTGATTGAAGAACATTGTACAACCACACATAACAAAAAAACACTTGTCAAATATTTTAATCAGGCTCAGTTTGCAACCTCTTACAATTtgttaaaacattacaaaaaaaattaaaaaatactacCAAATAaccatttacaaaaataatgaccCAAAaccttgaccaaaaaaaaaaaaaaaattatttcacaaaagaaaaacttgacataaataaattagttttaattttctCAGTGTTTTTACAAAGTTATGTACACAGGTACATCTCAACGTTTACACAAATACACAGGCAGTGGAAATCgttcaaaatattaatatttactttCTCTTTAAATACAGATTTGCATCAGGTTTCACCAAAGAATCTATATGTTGAGCGTTTTAGATGCAGATGGTTGACAGGCGAAACGCCCACTTctgaaaagacacacacacacacacacacacacacgcacacaggcgcgcgcgcacgcgcacacacacacacacacacacacactcacacatgcaatATCAAAGGTGATTGAGTCAAagtgaaacaaaaataaagaaaaaataaaataaaaatcagtagaAAATTTCACTCAAATTACAAATGATCAAAAAATATCTTAAGAGAAAAATCATTTAAGAGCAGGAGAGATGTTTCATCTCCATGGAAGTGCCTGGTATGAATACTAGTAAATGCTACAAGGTTTGACCTTTGAACTTTTACATCACCTTTTTAATTACCTTTCAtaaattgaagaaaaataaataaataaaaaaaaaaaaagtctgagaTATTCGGATTTAACACACTCTTTAATTCGAGCAAGTAGTTGGTGTACCTCCTCTGAAAGAATTGATATATTGGTCAATTTAGCCAAAATGAAAACCGGCACAAACTGCCTTAAAAACGGGAAGAAAACAAATCtaataaatcaacagcatttcaaAAATAATCTACAGGCTCTTCAAGTCACACCAAACTCACACCTCCAAGAAAGAAATAGATTTTCTCCAACATAATACTAATTATGTGCTataaaaaaaggaacaaatatatatttatttacacaggTAGTAAGAAAAAAAGAATGAGCAATAAAGGAAATTCAACCTAATTGCACACTGCTACATAGACCGCTTTGAGGCAGTTGCTTTTGAGTGCCAGAACGTTAGTGTTTCTTTCAGTGCTCGAACACACTCGTATAGTTGATATGTTTCTATTTTCCAAATCGCTTCTCCATTTTTCTCCCAAAAATTCTGTTGTTCACCAAGCACTGAGGTCAGACGACATCTACAGCCCTGTCCAAACACAAAAATGtgaattagtaaaaaaaacataaacatgcatccatacatacatatgtaGAAAAACATACATCACATTATTGTTCAGAAATATGAATGTTGCGGACACGTTTAATATTATGCATTTGTCCAaagggaatcgaacccatgaccttgagGTTGCTAGTgccattatttcaatataaatatgcattttaaaatcaCACAGCAATATTTGTGCTtctgttttatgcatttaaacattTCATTGTTTTAGTGGTgtggctaaaaaaaaaagctaaaataacTGCGAAATCTTCATCAAAATATGAAAAGTGATAACAccaccattttttttaaaaatatattattttacaatttattgcaaataatatatatatatttttatatttaaaaaaaaaaatactatttttttaattttttatatattttcttttctttttaatgtttACCTTAATTTCTATTTACCTTATTTTTGTTatcattttatatgatttaaaaaatagaaaatatatattaaatatttataattacatttcataattttttttatatttaccttAATTTCTTATgcacttttatatttaaataatataaaaaaataataataatatatatatattattttatatttacaattatattttttatattattccatttagatttgatttattttaacttCTTAATGTTTACCTTAATTTCTTATTTaccttatttttgttattattttatataatttaaatactataaaatactatatattttatattcaaaataatattttttatattatttattttatattctatttcataatttttttatatttaccttCATTTCTTATgcacttttatatttaaataatataaaaaattataataatatatatatatattattttatatttacaattatattttttatattattccatttagatttgatttattttaacttCTTAATGTTTACCTTAATTTCTTATTTACCATGTTTTATTCGTACTACATGTCCTTCACAATCTTTAGCAACATTTTAAACGCTCATCACGCCAATAAAGCTTTTGTTGACACAGACAGAGCCAGAACACGAGTCAGCTACACCACAAACCAAACTCACAACAacccacaaaaataaatgaaacttaaattaaaaagaaaacatcgGAAAATGAGATCATGAAACTCACGAGTCCCACCAAAGCAAAACATTCTTCATTACTAATGTTATGACTCAATGTGCACAACTGTCTGAAACATGCCCATTGACTCGCTGCCTGCTGAAATATTGATTTGGCAGCTCATTTCCGCACATGACAAACTGAGATAACTACAACTCGCAGTTACATCAGATTTCTGGACTGAATGTTCAACAAGGCATTTGATACCAGTTCACGTCAAACAACGTAAATAGACCACAGATCATCCACATGTTTTGTGTTAATGCACGCACATTAATGTCTTTAAATATGTATACATGCACAGGTGTGTATATCATAAACGCTGGGTGGAGTTATGAAATTACTTGCTACAGTGTAAATACTCATAAGGGAACACAATGCTGACGTGTAACATGTTTTTCACTCAGAAGGAAACTCGAGCTCAAGTAGTAAATGCATCATTTTTAACCCTTTCACTTGTAAACGGCACATCTTTTAAAGCATTTTTCCCCATGCATATTCAACTTTGAATtaaaatactgaaatatctgaatcTAGTCAGTTATTAGGAATAGCAACACTCTtggtcttgtgtttttggtgttaTTTACTATTGAAACCCCATCAAAGCGGATACGACAGGTTGTTATTATTATCTATTCTATGTATGCATGCCTGTacacgcacatgcacatgcaTGCATAAAAAACACAGATAAAAGCAACAGAATATTAATAAGCCCTTTGTTGTGAAAATAAACATAAGGTCAAAGAGTTGTGCTCACCTCGCTGTGTTTTTGTGGGCGTTGGGCCGGGGTGTTTTCTTGGTTTTTTGGGTTTTCTGGGTGTCCGGGTCACCTCGTCCATACAGGTGCGTGCACGCTTACTTTGACATGATGAGTCtgatgcaaaacaaaaacatacatttatcaTACAACACTCAAAACATGTTTTTCACCCAGTGAAATGCTGGatttcatcattaaataaatacaatttaatctgAGAAACTCATTTTATTTAAGGTTACTCGCTACTGCACTGGAAAGCTTTTTATTGTAGTTACTTTATATGAAATCCTTTGAGAATAGAGGCAAAGCCCACATTTTGCACGAGtgtaaacatgttaaaatataaaatgcatgCACTTTTGTTTTCCCTAATTTGTGCTACCAgtttaatacataataataattaaataaattaatcacaCTTAAATATACAAAAAGTCGTCATGCACTTGCATGTAGATACTCAGCCTCTAtccttaaaaattattattaagattatatatgcaTAGATCACTTAAATCGATAAGCGATATATCGATAATACCTTGACATGCGGTTCTTTTCCTCTGATCTATCGGGGATTCGGGCGTCTCCGCGCTCTCCTCCGTCACCCGACAGTCGTGGTTCCCATTAACATCCACATTATTATCGTTATTATTCCCAGAGGAGCGAATATTAACATCCGTGCCTTTCCCCCGTTCCGATTGGCTATAGAAACCGGGCACCGAGCGAATATCGAGCGCTTCCCACTGGTACCTCCCGTTGGCTCGCGGCGTGTGCGTGGAGATATCGAAGTTCCACTCTTCCGCCGCCGCGTCCTCCATCGCCTTCAGGTGCCGCTGCAAGTCCTTCTTTAACTCTTCATGATCCACCGGACCGAACAGGTTCCGACACGCAGACGGTTTGGGCTGATCGGACAGTCGCGCCTCCATCCGCTCCA
It includes:
- the LOC127638189 gene encoding cyclin-dependent kinase inhibitor 1B-like, which encodes MRSRLPLKLDNTVVGFVLRPHHRATMSNVRLSNGSPTMERMEARLSDQPKPSACRNLFGPVDHEELKKDLQRHLKAMEDAAAEEWNFDISTHTPRANGRYQWEALDIRSVPGFYSQSERGKGTDVNIRSSGNNNDNNVDVNGNHDCRVTEESAETPESPIDQRKRTACQDSSCQSKRARTCMDEVTRTPRKPKKPRKHPGPTPTKTQRGL